From Rhinatrema bivittatum chromosome 5, aRhiBiv1.1, whole genome shotgun sequence, the proteins below share one genomic window:
- the LOC115091465 gene encoding olfactory receptor 51G2-like, protein MSTFSNTSFSPSIFLLTGIPGLEEAHIWLSIPFSVMYIIAILGNSTILFVIQTEQSLHEPMYLFLSMLAITDLGLSLSTLPTVLSIFWFNFQNIYFDACLIQMFFIHSLAIIESAVLLAMAFDRFVAITYPLRYASILTNPRIAKIGIAITVRATFTLTPLIIRLKLLPFCGTNVLSHSYCLHQDVMKHACAGTTMFNIMYGLAVSLCTVTVDAILIVLSYIMIIKTMLGIASEKERLKAFNTCVSHICAVLIFYIPMIGLTMIHRFGKDAAPFIQTLMANIYLFVPPVLNPIIYSIKTKQIRTGVCKLLCRKGMGSEHRM, encoded by the coding sequence ATGTCAACATTTAGTAACACCAGCTTCTCTCCTTCTATTTTCCTGCTGACCGGCATCCCAGGGCTGGAAGAGGCACACATCTGGCTTTCCATCCCTTTCAGTGTTATGTACATTATTGCAATCCTAGGGAATTCCACTATTCTGTTTGTCATTCAAACCGAGCAGAGCCTCCATGAACCCATGTACCTCTTCCTCTCCATGCTAGCCATCACTGACCTGGGCCTGTCCTTGTCGACATTACCCACTGTGCTCAGCATATTTTGGTTCAACttccaaaacatttattttgatGCCTGTCTGATCCAGATGTTCTTTATTCACTCATTGGCGATCATAGAATCTGCAGTGCTCTTGGCCATGGCCTTTGATCGCTTTGTTGCCATCACTTATCCCCTGAGATATGCCTCCATACTAACAAACCCAAGAATAGCAAAAATTGGGATTGCAATTACAGTCAGAGCCACATTTACTCTCACACCACTAATCATACGCCTGAAACTTTTACCATTCTGTGGAACCAATGTGCTCTCTCATTCCTACTGCTTGCATCAAGACGTGATGAAGCACGCCTGTGCGGGCACAACGATGTTCAATATTATGTATGGTTTAGCTGTTTCTCTTTGTACAGTGACAGTAGATGCTATTCTGATTGTGCTGTCTTACATCATGATTATTAAGACCATGCTGGGCATTGCATCAGAAAAAGAACGTCTCAAGGCATTTAACACCTGTGTGTCCCATATCTGCGCTGTCTTAATCTTCTATATCCCAATGATTGGCCTGACCATGATTCACAGGTTTGGGAAAGACGCAGCTCCTTTCATCCAGACACTAATGGCCAACATCTACCTCTTTGTTCCACCTGTCTTGAATCCGATCATTTAtagcataaaaacaaaacagatccgTACAGGGGTTTGCAAACTGCTCTGTAGGAAAGGGATGGGATCAGAACACAGGATGTAA